A part of Andrena cerasifolii isolate SP2316 chromosome 10, iyAndCera1_principal, whole genome shotgun sequence genomic DNA contains:
- the LOC143373636 gene encoding atrial natriuretic peptide receptor 1 isoform X1, with protein MGANWIVMLMIVWLACPLRGKVTCREVQLARDCEALCKRNRHGAVSCELRIAVILPADPSFEISLLKVLPVLDLAVHEAKSRGLVPQWLRLKFLSQDDHCDATYAQIGAIDSFSNCVHLFLGPACDYCVAAVGRVVKFFGAPLITTGGFTFDFTEKKTECKDEYFMTTRIGNVAFRDVANFFVALMNRYEWRKVHLVYATNGQSQVAGRHTCQLMMKSMVEFIKKQPNFAFGTFDVETTVAGDYPEALRDHVGNWYGDAFLGPVCDYVIAPVARYAGVWGIPVLTAGAQAEAFRYKGEHYPTLTRMMGSHRLVGEALRHILRRFGWKIAGLLFHNHPMASSRGNSECHFTLGAVFTALNQTPVYRSFNQEITTAQDYRNLLDFVSQSARIVVMCANSTTIREILLAAEELGMVDSGEYVFFSIELSSSDNNTKEPWRVDADTEERNEKARKAYQSLLTVTARTPDNFEYLNFSREVKSLAQSKYNFTFGNSSVSTFVTAFYDAVLLYALALKESLPEHPGKVNLDGGNLTRRMWGRSFKGITGDVNIDENGDRIADYSLLDMNPETSKFEIVANYYGANKTLEYVPGKRIHWSGGRAEPPPDTPTCGFDGSLCPDNSLPGHAILSMVLSSIVVVLVVASVFIYRHFKLEAEIASMTWKVHWNDIVVPTARTRGSMYSLVANKMRGSQLTIYSEENASMPDDVDKNAYVPTGFYKNSKVAIKLIPRNKVEISRPLLLELKKMKDLQHDHLVRFYGACVEPPHCCLLTEYCPKGSLQDILENEQIKLDRVFRGSLIHDIVRGMAYLHASEVRSHGNLKSSNCVVDSRFVLKIADFGLHELRKMNPSDAEADRDSYAYWRRQLWTAPELLRTERRPPEGTQKGDVYSFAIIVHEIVVREGPFYLADNCNLSPREIVEGVRRGGSSPLRPAIDERSVEEEVATLMRRCWAQDAADRPDFPALKQTIRKINKDYESSNILDNLLSRMEQYANNLETLVDERTSDYLEQKRKCEELLYQLLPKSVASQLILGQSVIAETYDQVTIYFSDIVGFTKLSAESTPLQVVDLLNDLYTCFDSIIENFDVYKVETIGDAYMVVSGLPVRNGMNHAREIARMSLALRDTVMTFSIRHRPNEQLKLRIGMHSGPCVAGVVGLKMPRYCLFGDTVNTASRMESNGEALMIHVSPKTKEILDTFGTFELFCRGEVTLKGKGKMTTYWLMGEKPTNNNVQQVTAPPAAITAASMTTITTTTVQPSTVLEQTNVASTHRPDRGKLQETRSCQTTQNCQEQSANHRAPQKLQEQQRSQSNQPKAQQQARQQSQIEGQSQTRKGANDSGGGDEGGGGGAMLTGNGATRACSLSTSSLGSGSPSRNRVSIVSTSSNTVPQARRSYQSNDSMPNHAETGPNAPLLVPAMPLPRV; from the exons ATGGGTGCCAATTGGATCGTCATGCTGATGATCGTGTGGCTGGCGTGTCCTTTGAGGGGGAAGGTGACCTGCAGAGAGGTGCAGCTGGCGCGCGATTGCGAGGCGCTCTGCAAGAGGAATCGCCACGGGGCGGTCTCCTGCGAGCTCAGAATAGCCGTCATCCTGCCAGCGGACCCCAGCTTCGAGATATCCTTGCTCAAGGTCCTGCCTGTCCTTG ATCTGGCCGTCCACGAAGCCAAGTCCAGGGGACTTGTTCCGCAGTGGCTCAGGCTCAAGTTCTTGTCGCAGGATGACCACTGTGACGCCACGTACGCGCAGATTGGTGCCATCGATAGTTTCTCTAACTGCGTTCACCTGTTCCTTGGGCCTGCTTGCGATTACTGCGTGG CGGCCGTGGGGCGGGTGGTGAAGTTTTTCGGCGCACCGCTCATAACCACAGGGGGTTTCACCTTCGACTTCACGGAGAAAAAGACAGAGTGCAAGGACGAGTACTTTATGACCACCAGGATCGGCAACGTGGCGTTCAGAGACGTAGCCAACTTCTTTGTCGCTCTAATGAATCG ctaCGAATGGAGGAAGGTGCATCTGGTTTACGCGACCAACGGGCAAAGTCAGGTGGCCGGCAGGCACACCTGTCAGCTGATGATGAAGTCCATGGTGGAGTTCATCAAGAAGCAGCCAAACTTCGCGTTTGGAACCTTTGATGTCGAAACTACCGTGGCCGGAGATTATCCAGAGGCGTTGCGCGATCACGTGGGCAACTGGTACGGTG ATGCATTCCTGGGCCCGGTGTGCGATTACGTGATCGCCCCGGTCGCGAGGTACGCCGGTGTCTGGGGCATCCCCGTGCTGACAGCCGGCGCGCAGGCAGAGGCATTTCGGTACAAGGGCGAGCACTATCCCACCCTCACCAGGATGATGGGCTCCCATCGTCTGGTGGGCGAGGCGCTCAGACACATCCTCAGGAGATTCGGCTGGAAGATCGCCGGTCTTCTGTTTCACAATCACCCGATGGCGAGCAGCCGCGGAAATTCCGAATGCCACTTCACGCTGGGTGCCGTTTTCACGGCTCTGAACCAAACGCCGGTGTACAGGAGCTTCAACCAGGAGATCACCACCGCCCAAGATTACAGGAACCTGCTCGACTTCGTCTCGCAATCGGCCAGAA TTGTAGTGATGTGCGCCAACTCGACGACCATCAGGGAGATCCTGCTGGCGGCCGAGGAGCTTGGCATGGTCGACTCCGGGGAATACGTGTTCTTCTCCATAGAGCTCTCGTCCAG CGACAACAACACGAAGGAGCCCTGGAGGGTGGACGCGGACACGGaggagaggaacgagaaggCGCGGAAGGCTTATCAATCCTTGTTAACAGTGACCGCCCGAACCCCGGACAATTTCGAGTACCTGAACTTTTCGAGGGAGGTCAAGTCCCTGGCCCAGAGCAAGTACAACTTCACCTTCGGGAACAGCTCGGTGTCGACGTTCGTTACCGCGTtttacgacgccgtgctcctTTACGCGCTCGCCCTTAAGGAGAGCCTGCCGGAGCACCCAGGCAAGGTGAATCTAGACGGCGGTAATCTCACCAGGCGGATGTGGGGAAGGAGCTTTAAAG GTATAACCGGGGACGTGAATATCGACGAGAATGGCGATCGAATAGCGGACTACTCGCTGCTCGACATGAATCCCGAGACCTCCAAGTTCGAG ATCGTGGCCAATTACTACGGTGCCAATAAAACATTGGAGTACGTTCCTGGGAAAAGGATCCACTGGTCCGGGGGCAGAGCCGAGCCACCCCCTGACACACCCACTTGCGGATTCGATGGCTCCCTGTGCCCTGATAACT CCCTTCCAGGACACGCGATCCTCTCGATGGTGCTGAGCTCGATCGTGGTGGTACTCGTCGTCGCCTCGGTCTTCATTTACAG ACACTTTAAGCTCGAAGCGGAAATAGCGTCCATGACGTGGAAGGTGCACTGGAACGACATCGTGGTGCCGACCGCGAGGACGAGGGGCTCGATGTACTCGTTAGTCGCGAACAAGATGCGCGGTAGCCAGCTG ACTATATACTCGGAAGAGAACGCGAGCATGCCGGACGACGTGGACAAAAACGCGTACGTTCCAACGGGATTTTACAAG AACTCCAAAGTCGCCATCAAGCTGATACCGAGGAACAAGGTGGAGATCTCGCGGCCACTGTTGCTGGAATTGAAGAAG ATGAAGGACCTCCAGCACGATCATCTGGTCCGATTTTACGGTGCCTGCGTCGAGCCACCCCACTGCTGCCTGTTGACCGAGTACTGCCCCAAAGGATCTCTTCAG GATATTCTGGAAAACGAACAGATCAAGCTGGATCGCGTGTTTCGCGGCTCCCTGATACACGACATCGTCCGGGGCATGGCGTACCTTCACGCGTCCGAGGTGAGGAGCCACGGAAACCTCAAGTCCTCCAACTGCGTGGTGGACTCCCGCTTCGTCCTCAAGATCGCCGATTTCGGGCTGCACGAGCTGAGGAAGATGAACCCCAGCGACGCGGAGGCGGACAGGGACAGCTACGCTTATTGGAGAA GACAGCTTTGGACTGCCCCAGAATTGTTGAGGACGGAAAGGCGACCTCCGGAGGGCACTCAGAAGGGCGATGTATACAGCTTCGCCATAATCGTGCACGAGATCGTGGTGCGCGAGGGACCGTTTTACTTGGCTGACAACTGTAATCTCTCTCCGAGGG AAATCGTGGAGGGTGTGAGGAGGGGCGGCAGTTCCCCGTTGAGGCCCGCGATCGACGAGCGCTCGGTCGAGGAGGAA GTGGCCACGTTGATGAGGCGATGCTGGGCACAGGACGCCGCGGACCGACCGGACTTCCCCGCGCTCAAGCAAACGATACGAAAAATTAACAA AGACTACGAGAGCAGCAACATCCTGGACAACCTGCTCTCGCGCATGGAACAGTACGCCAACAACTTGGAGACCCTGGTGGACGAGCGCACCTCTGATTACCTCGAGCAGAAACGGAAGTGCGAGGAGCTCCTCTATCAATTACTGCCAAA GTCCGTCGCGTCTCAGTTGATACTCGGCCAGAGCGTGATAGCTGAAACTTACGATCAAGTGACGATCTACTTTAGTGATATCGTAGGATTTACGAAACTCTCGGCTGAGAGCACACCCCTCCAAGTGGTGGATCTACTCAACGATCTCTACACGTGCTTCGACTCCATCATCGAGAACTTCGACGTCTACAAG GTGGAGACGATCGGGGATGCTTACATGGTGGTGTCGGGATTACCAGTGAGAAACGGGATGAACCACGCCAGGGAGATAGCGAGGATGAGCTTAGCGCTGAGAGACACCGTGATGACGTTCAGTATTCGCCACAGACCGAACGAGCAGCTGAAACTTCGAATTGGAATGCATTCTG GACCCTGCGTGGCTGGTGTGGTTGGCTTGAAGATGCCGAGGTACTGTCTCTTCGGAGACACCGTGAATACGGCTTCCAGGATGGAAAGCAACGGAGAAG CTCTGATGATCCACGTCAGCCCGAAGACGAAGGAGATCCTGGACACCTTTGGCACATTCGAGCTGTTCTGCAGAGGAGAGGTCACTTTGAAG GGCAAAGGGAAGATGACCACGTACTGGCTGATGGGCGAGAAGCCGACGAACAACAACGTGCAGCAGGTGACAGCGCCGCCAGCCGCGATTACGGCAGCAAGCATGACAACGATCACGACGACGACCGTTCAGCCGTCGACGGtgctcgaacaaacgaacgtgGCTTCGACTCATCGACCGGACCGCGGAAAGCTCCAGGAGACACGCTCCTGCCAAACGACGCAAAATTGTCAGGAGCAGAGCGCGAACCATCGAGCGCCGCAAAAGCTCCAAGAACAACAACGGTCTCAGTCGAACCAGCCGAAGGCGCAACAACAGGCTCGACAGCAGAGTCAAATCGAGGGTCAGAGTCAGACTCGAAAGGGGGCTAACGACAGCGGGGGTGGCGACGAGGGCGGCGGCGGAGGCGCTATGCTAACCGGAAACGGGGCGACTCGCGCTTGCTCCCTGTCGACCAGTTCCCTCGGAAGCGGCTCCCCGTCTCGAAATCGCGTGTCGATCGTCTCCACGTCTAGCAACACGGTCCCGCAAGCTCGACGGTCCTACCAGTCGAACGACAGCATGCCAAATCACGCGGAGACCGGACCAAACGCGCCTCTGCTTGTCCCCGCGATGCCGCTTCCTCGAGTCTAG
- the LOC143373636 gene encoding atrial natriuretic peptide receptor 1 isoform X2, translating to MGANWIVMLMIVWLACPLRGKVTCREVQLARDCEALCKRNRHGAVSCELRIAVILPADPSFEISLLKVLPVLDLAVHEAKSRGLVPQWLRLKFLSQDDHCDATYAQIGAIDSFSNCVHLFLGPACDYCVAAVGRVVKFFGAPLITTGGFTFDFTEKKTECKDEYFMTTRIGNVAFRDVANFFVALMNRYEWRKVHLVYATNGQSQVAGRHTCQLMMKSMVEFIKKQPNFAFGTFDVETTVAGDYPEALRDHVGNWYGVVVMCANSTTIREILLAAEELGMVDSGEYVFFSIELSSSDNNTKEPWRVDADTEERNEKARKAYQSLLTVTARTPDNFEYLNFSREVKSLAQSKYNFTFGNSSVSTFVTAFYDAVLLYALALKESLPEHPGKVNLDGGNLTRRMWGRSFKGITGDVNIDENGDRIADYSLLDMNPETSKFEIVANYYGANKTLEYVPGKRIHWSGGRAEPPPDTPTCGFDGSLCPDNSLPGHAILSMVLSSIVVVLVVASVFIYRHFKLEAEIASMTWKVHWNDIVVPTARTRGSMYSLVANKMRGSQLTIYSEENASMPDDVDKNAYVPTGFYKNSKVAIKLIPRNKVEISRPLLLELKKMKDLQHDHLVRFYGACVEPPHCCLLTEYCPKGSLQDILENEQIKLDRVFRGSLIHDIVRGMAYLHASEVRSHGNLKSSNCVVDSRFVLKIADFGLHELRKMNPSDAEADRDSYAYWRRQLWTAPELLRTERRPPEGTQKGDVYSFAIIVHEIVVREGPFYLADNCNLSPREIVEGVRRGGSSPLRPAIDERSVEEEVATLMRRCWAQDAADRPDFPALKQTIRKINKDYESSNILDNLLSRMEQYANNLETLVDERTSDYLEQKRKCEELLYQLLPKSVASQLILGQSVIAETYDQVTIYFSDIVGFTKLSAESTPLQVVDLLNDLYTCFDSIIENFDVYKVETIGDAYMVVSGLPVRNGMNHAREIARMSLALRDTVMTFSIRHRPNEQLKLRIGMHSGPCVAGVVGLKMPRYCLFGDTVNTASRMESNGEALMIHVSPKTKEILDTFGTFELFCRGEVTLKGKGKMTTYWLMGEKPTNNNVQQVTAPPAAITAASMTTITTTTVQPSTVLEQTNVASTHRPDRGKLQETRSCQTTQNCQEQSANHRAPQKLQEQQRSQSNQPKAQQQARQQSQIEGQSQTRKGANDSGGGDEGGGGGAMLTGNGATRACSLSTSSLGSGSPSRNRVSIVSTSSNTVPQARRSYQSNDSMPNHAETGPNAPLLVPAMPLPRV from the exons ATGGGTGCCAATTGGATCGTCATGCTGATGATCGTGTGGCTGGCGTGTCCTTTGAGGGGGAAGGTGACCTGCAGAGAGGTGCAGCTGGCGCGCGATTGCGAGGCGCTCTGCAAGAGGAATCGCCACGGGGCGGTCTCCTGCGAGCTCAGAATAGCCGTCATCCTGCCAGCGGACCCCAGCTTCGAGATATCCTTGCTCAAGGTCCTGCCTGTCCTTG ATCTGGCCGTCCACGAAGCCAAGTCCAGGGGACTTGTTCCGCAGTGGCTCAGGCTCAAGTTCTTGTCGCAGGATGACCACTGTGACGCCACGTACGCGCAGATTGGTGCCATCGATAGTTTCTCTAACTGCGTTCACCTGTTCCTTGGGCCTGCTTGCGATTACTGCGTGG CGGCCGTGGGGCGGGTGGTGAAGTTTTTCGGCGCACCGCTCATAACCACAGGGGGTTTCACCTTCGACTTCACGGAGAAAAAGACAGAGTGCAAGGACGAGTACTTTATGACCACCAGGATCGGCAACGTGGCGTTCAGAGACGTAGCCAACTTCTTTGTCGCTCTAATGAATCG ctaCGAATGGAGGAAGGTGCATCTGGTTTACGCGACCAACGGGCAAAGTCAGGTGGCCGGCAGGCACACCTGTCAGCTGATGATGAAGTCCATGGTGGAGTTCATCAAGAAGCAGCCAAACTTCGCGTTTGGAACCTTTGATGTCGAAACTACCGTGGCCGGAGATTATCCAGAGGCGTTGCGCGATCACGTGGGCAACTGGTACGGTG TTGTAGTGATGTGCGCCAACTCGACGACCATCAGGGAGATCCTGCTGGCGGCCGAGGAGCTTGGCATGGTCGACTCCGGGGAATACGTGTTCTTCTCCATAGAGCTCTCGTCCAG CGACAACAACACGAAGGAGCCCTGGAGGGTGGACGCGGACACGGaggagaggaacgagaaggCGCGGAAGGCTTATCAATCCTTGTTAACAGTGACCGCCCGAACCCCGGACAATTTCGAGTACCTGAACTTTTCGAGGGAGGTCAAGTCCCTGGCCCAGAGCAAGTACAACTTCACCTTCGGGAACAGCTCGGTGTCGACGTTCGTTACCGCGTtttacgacgccgtgctcctTTACGCGCTCGCCCTTAAGGAGAGCCTGCCGGAGCACCCAGGCAAGGTGAATCTAGACGGCGGTAATCTCACCAGGCGGATGTGGGGAAGGAGCTTTAAAG GTATAACCGGGGACGTGAATATCGACGAGAATGGCGATCGAATAGCGGACTACTCGCTGCTCGACATGAATCCCGAGACCTCCAAGTTCGAG ATCGTGGCCAATTACTACGGTGCCAATAAAACATTGGAGTACGTTCCTGGGAAAAGGATCCACTGGTCCGGGGGCAGAGCCGAGCCACCCCCTGACACACCCACTTGCGGATTCGATGGCTCCCTGTGCCCTGATAACT CCCTTCCAGGACACGCGATCCTCTCGATGGTGCTGAGCTCGATCGTGGTGGTACTCGTCGTCGCCTCGGTCTTCATTTACAG ACACTTTAAGCTCGAAGCGGAAATAGCGTCCATGACGTGGAAGGTGCACTGGAACGACATCGTGGTGCCGACCGCGAGGACGAGGGGCTCGATGTACTCGTTAGTCGCGAACAAGATGCGCGGTAGCCAGCTG ACTATATACTCGGAAGAGAACGCGAGCATGCCGGACGACGTGGACAAAAACGCGTACGTTCCAACGGGATTTTACAAG AACTCCAAAGTCGCCATCAAGCTGATACCGAGGAACAAGGTGGAGATCTCGCGGCCACTGTTGCTGGAATTGAAGAAG ATGAAGGACCTCCAGCACGATCATCTGGTCCGATTTTACGGTGCCTGCGTCGAGCCACCCCACTGCTGCCTGTTGACCGAGTACTGCCCCAAAGGATCTCTTCAG GATATTCTGGAAAACGAACAGATCAAGCTGGATCGCGTGTTTCGCGGCTCCCTGATACACGACATCGTCCGGGGCATGGCGTACCTTCACGCGTCCGAGGTGAGGAGCCACGGAAACCTCAAGTCCTCCAACTGCGTGGTGGACTCCCGCTTCGTCCTCAAGATCGCCGATTTCGGGCTGCACGAGCTGAGGAAGATGAACCCCAGCGACGCGGAGGCGGACAGGGACAGCTACGCTTATTGGAGAA GACAGCTTTGGACTGCCCCAGAATTGTTGAGGACGGAAAGGCGACCTCCGGAGGGCACTCAGAAGGGCGATGTATACAGCTTCGCCATAATCGTGCACGAGATCGTGGTGCGCGAGGGACCGTTTTACTTGGCTGACAACTGTAATCTCTCTCCGAGGG AAATCGTGGAGGGTGTGAGGAGGGGCGGCAGTTCCCCGTTGAGGCCCGCGATCGACGAGCGCTCGGTCGAGGAGGAA GTGGCCACGTTGATGAGGCGATGCTGGGCACAGGACGCCGCGGACCGACCGGACTTCCCCGCGCTCAAGCAAACGATACGAAAAATTAACAA AGACTACGAGAGCAGCAACATCCTGGACAACCTGCTCTCGCGCATGGAACAGTACGCCAACAACTTGGAGACCCTGGTGGACGAGCGCACCTCTGATTACCTCGAGCAGAAACGGAAGTGCGAGGAGCTCCTCTATCAATTACTGCCAAA GTCCGTCGCGTCTCAGTTGATACTCGGCCAGAGCGTGATAGCTGAAACTTACGATCAAGTGACGATCTACTTTAGTGATATCGTAGGATTTACGAAACTCTCGGCTGAGAGCACACCCCTCCAAGTGGTGGATCTACTCAACGATCTCTACACGTGCTTCGACTCCATCATCGAGAACTTCGACGTCTACAAG GTGGAGACGATCGGGGATGCTTACATGGTGGTGTCGGGATTACCAGTGAGAAACGGGATGAACCACGCCAGGGAGATAGCGAGGATGAGCTTAGCGCTGAGAGACACCGTGATGACGTTCAGTATTCGCCACAGACCGAACGAGCAGCTGAAACTTCGAATTGGAATGCATTCTG GACCCTGCGTGGCTGGTGTGGTTGGCTTGAAGATGCCGAGGTACTGTCTCTTCGGAGACACCGTGAATACGGCTTCCAGGATGGAAAGCAACGGAGAAG CTCTGATGATCCACGTCAGCCCGAAGACGAAGGAGATCCTGGACACCTTTGGCACATTCGAGCTGTTCTGCAGAGGAGAGGTCACTTTGAAG GGCAAAGGGAAGATGACCACGTACTGGCTGATGGGCGAGAAGCCGACGAACAACAACGTGCAGCAGGTGACAGCGCCGCCAGCCGCGATTACGGCAGCAAGCATGACAACGATCACGACGACGACCGTTCAGCCGTCGACGGtgctcgaacaaacgaacgtgGCTTCGACTCATCGACCGGACCGCGGAAAGCTCCAGGAGACACGCTCCTGCCAAACGACGCAAAATTGTCAGGAGCAGAGCGCGAACCATCGAGCGCCGCAAAAGCTCCAAGAACAACAACGGTCTCAGTCGAACCAGCCGAAGGCGCAACAACAGGCTCGACAGCAGAGTCAAATCGAGGGTCAGAGTCAGACTCGAAAGGGGGCTAACGACAGCGGGGGTGGCGACGAGGGCGGCGGCGGAGGCGCTATGCTAACCGGAAACGGGGCGACTCGCGCTTGCTCCCTGTCGACCAGTTCCCTCGGAAGCGGCTCCCCGTCTCGAAATCGCGTGTCGATCGTCTCCACGTCTAGCAACACGGTCCCGCAAGCTCGACGGTCCTACCAGTCGAACGACAGCATGCCAAATCACGCGGAGACCGGACCAAACGCGCCTCTGCTTGTCCCCGCGATGCCGCTTCCTCGAGTCTAG